Genomic DNA from Fusarium keratoplasticum isolate Fu6.1 chromosome 2, whole genome shotgun sequence:
ACTCCGAAAATCCCTGGAACTTTGGGGTTTGGTCGAGAGTATCGACCGTGAGAGACAGTGGAACATTATTGAAAAGCCCGCGagtgagggagaggagccACGACGTATCCAGGAGGCCGAGAGCGAGAACGACGCCGATATCTACACCACCATCTGCATGCAGCTGAACGCAGCAGCCGAGAGAAAGGCAAACAACACTTCCAAGGCCCTGCTGAGCGGCATGCACCGAGTACTTCAGGACAGTAAAGTCAAGGTCAACTTCAAGATGTACCTCACGGCgctcatcttcctcaactGCCTCGAGAAATCGACGTGGGCTTTCAAGGCTTGGGAGCAGGACCATCTTCGTCCTGGGTGGCCCCTGGAGAGGGATCCCAGCGTGTTCACACAGCAGGGAGGTAACTTGGCAGGCCTGCTCAAGATGCTGTTGGCAATTCGCAAGGCTCTGCCACAGACGCTTCGCAATGCCTCTGGGAAGCTGGCCACTTCGGAGCAAGAACCTATTGTTGCGAGTTACTTCCAGGACCTTGATCTGGACTGTAAGTCTAGTAGCCCCTTTCATCTTATAACAAGAATGCTAATCATCATTCCCAGACGACGCTATCCTGGCCCGACAAGAAGGGTCCCAATTCTCTCCTGCAGACTCTCGGTCCCTCGAGATGATGTTCTGCTCTCACcttctcatcaccaacaccccGTAGACGGCATGAGCCAGGTGTTTTTGCACGCTTGCCTCATATTCGCCAACGGGTCTCAGTGACTGGGAACCCGACTTTCACCTTTCGACCAACTAATGGCTAATGACTGGACGGAAAACAAAAAAGCAACgattctttttctttctagATACCACACGATGATGCATGTATGACTATAGGCGTTTGAGCCAAACGGGCTACTCAGGGGGGAGGGAGGGCatgaaaaaagaaaaacctAGTATAAAAACGGCCACGACTACTTGGAACTGGCGTTACGGCATAGACAAAGCGAGATACCTCGGGggtcttgacgagatggaaGATATAGGTTTTTGGTGGAACTCGGGAAATAAACTGCATTACCGTGTTGCTCATCATTTTGCATTGCTCGCTCCTTGGAAGAATCTTTTTTCAGACACAGTATATGGCCACTTGCTACTATATCCACACGCTCCCGTCATCAACGATACTACTCCTAGGGTCAAATGTACTACTACTGTTGGActcaacctccttctccttctcctcctgcttccCGCTCTCGGAAGCCCCGAAAGCCGTTCGAGCACGCATCTCGGAAGCCCCCTAGGTCGACGAGATGCCGCTGTTGTTCCGACTCGGCCCGTGGCCCGGCCGCTTGGGCTTCCGGAAGCAGGCAAACTCGTTCTTGCTGGCGTCGCGCAGGCGCTTGAGGACGTTGCGCATCTCACCCAGCTCGCCCTGCAGGCGGGCGCGGGCCTCGTTGTCAGTACGCGCGTCGAGCTCCTGGTAGATCTGGCTCTGCAGCTCCGAAGCGCGCTCTGAAGTGTAGTGGCTGAGGGTCTGGGCGACAAACTCGACGTCGAGCGTCGCCTGCATGAGGGCCTCGAGGGAGTAGCGCGGGCGTCGGCGGAaggcctcgaggagctggaccGAGgtctgctcgaggaggaaggaCAGCACCTCAAAGGTGAGGGCGGGCGCCGTGGTCGAGACCTGTGAGTGGACGAGgaccaggctgaggagggcTTCATAGACGTATGGCTTGGCCGTTTGAGTGCGTTGACCATGGCCAGGGGCCCAGTCGGGGGCCGAGACGCCGGACTGAATGATGTCGCGAAGCCTTTCGATCGACTGCTTGGTGTAGGATTGGAAGAGCCGCTCGTGGATTTGTCCGAGGACTTCGCGAATCTTCTTTGActcctccatcaacttgACAAAGAAGGCATTTTCAAACTGCAAGTTGAGACTCGGCACGACCTGCGAGCGGAGTGATTGGAGGTTGCTAAGGGTCATGAGCATGCGAATGTTCTAGAAGTAATGTTAGCAAGACGAAGCAACCAGCAGTGTTGAAATGTCACTCACCCTGTCTCCAGAATTCAACGCCGCCTTGCCCGCCATCGAGGGTATCGCGGCTGACGCAAGTGATCCCTCGCCATCGATGGACCAGTCGTCTTCAGTCCTCTTCAGAGAGCGCTCGGCGTTCTCAACCATTCCACTCAACGCCTTGTACAGGGTGGAAACGTATTGACTGCGCACCATCTGAAGCAGCTTCGCCGGGGGCGGCAAAACGATATCTCCCGCTCCTGGCTTGGACATGGCGTCAGAGATATAGAGGATCTTTTGCATTCCCGTGAGCAGAGCCCCCTCAAAGGCAGCAAAGCTCGCCGGCATTCTTGTCACGTCACCCAGCTCGGCTGAACGCTCCCAATCCTCCGCATACTTAATGTTTTCAGCATCTCGGTTCCAAGCAGCGCACAAGGCAGTGACACAGCGCTCCCGTGAGCCTCCGACGAGAGTCTTGAGGCGTTCCAGCACTTGATTATCCCCTGAGGCAATGGGATCAATGCTCGCCATATCAGATGCTCCTGAGCCGACAAGGGTGAGCATCTTGGATAGGTAGTGAACTCCACTGATAGAGTTGGACCAAGGAGGCCAGAACGCGAGCTTCTCCCATGCCTCACCTCTCTTGGGCGATGGTGGTGGTAGGTTATTCGGGTCAAAGTTGAAGCGAGGATCTCGCGCCGAAGTCGGTGTCAGGCCACCAGATCTGGGGGTATGTGGTACAGGAGAGGGTGAGTTTGGAGTTGGTGGTAGGGGCGAGAACAATAGCGAGACATCTTCAGGTGGCAGATCCAcgaagaaggcaaagacgTGCTCACGTAGCATGTCCACCAGTTCGACTGCTCCCTTCCGCAACTCGCCGATGCTCTGCGGCGATagttcatgatgatgttTGGATTCTCCGAGATAGCCCACGGGGAGAGTTGCTTGGGACTTGCCGTCAATGAATCCTGAGACCATCTGCCAGAAATCCACAACCTCAGCGAGAATGCCCTTGGACGACAACAGGCTGCTCAGGAATGAGAGCATCTTCTCCCAAAGTTCAATAACATCGGCAGAGTCGAATGTGAGAGGCTTGCCCTCGATGACGGGCCGGCCAAGAGATCTCAGATGAGCTGCGATCGCGCTGGGGTTTGGTTTATCGGCGACAGCCAGTCTGCGACGAAGCACCTCAATCTCAACCTTGGAGCGGTCTGCTGTTGACTggatcttgcccttgagatAATCATATCGGCTCAGAAGCCAGACCCAGATCGGGTTGTCGTCAgcgccaagttcaaggagcaGACTAATGAGCTCCGTGTGCTGATCTGAGGCTCTGCCCGTCATCGTATCCGACTTGGATGCCGTATGAAGGGTGACAAGCCTCTTCCATACATCGCGCTTGAAGCTTCGAATCTGCTGGTCCACGTCATGCCACATCCGCGCCGCCATCAATAGTTGATAGAGTTGCGGCTCAGTGGGAGTGTCTCCCCCCAGCTCATCCGACAATCGTCGCGCTTCATCTGCAATCTTCCTGGCCTTGTTAAACTCCTCGACGAGTGACTCGTAGTCCTTGCGCTTAATGCTGTCAGCTACCTGGCTGCTCAGCTCCACATAGTCCTTGAATCTAGTCATATGGTTTGACACGGTCTTGAggttctcctccttctcgcgtCCTCCCAGGGCAGGGCCCCAGACATCCTCAGCTTTGGCCGAAACGTCCAGTAGAGGGGCCTTAATACCCAGAACACCATACTCGCTCTCCTTGGTAAGCGCGTTCTTCTTTCGCGTATCAGCAGCCGCAGGTGATCCAAGCGGGTTGCTGAGTCCCAGTCCAGCTCCAACGCCGCTGTTCCGGAAGCTACTGCGACTAGCAGCGCGGGAATGGCCACGAGCGCGGGCGGAAGGCGGTTCGACGCCGCGATACTTCATCTCCTTATAGACATTATCTATAGTAGCTTTCGCCTTGACGAATCTTTCAAAGTTCGTCTCAACCAGGACTTTGAGTGAAGCCGACTTCTGATCGATGGATTGTGAGAGAACGTCGAGACCGGTGAGCAAACTTCGAGTATCGGCAGTCGCATGCATctgggagaggaagagcgCAGGAGAaaatgtcgtcgaggagaggagaaatCGGTTTCCTGAGTATCATGCCAAGTCAGTCTCCGTCCAACGATAGCTACGGGCGAGGCGGAGCCGTACGGAGACGGTGATCATCTTGAAGCGGTAGACCAAGATGCTTCAGCGTTCTAACGACGCTGTCTGTAGTTCCCAAAGGATCTGGCTCATCTTTCTGAACCAGGTTTCCAACACCGCCCTTGCCACCTTCTGAACCTGGGATCACGCTCTTTCGCGTGCTCACGGCTCTCTCAAGCGCCTGGTATCTGGACTGTCTTCGCTGCAGCTTGACAtccttctcgtcgtcgtccgagtCAAGGTCTTCCAGGTCCTTCTCGGCCGGCCATTCTGAAGGATACAGTGTAGGGATCTGGTAGAAATCGAGGATTGTGCGCTCGGtgtcggccatgatgacgacggAGCTTAAGCTAAAGGTGGGACAATCAGGGGATGCGGCGCATGCTCGTTTCGGTGGGCGGGTTGGATTGCGCCTGGTCGGCGCTAGTAGAAGCAACTCCTCTGCTTAATATAGGATCCGCTCGTGACGATAATTCGTGCCGTGGTGTCTTGTTACAGCGGCCGTCGTGCGAGGCGACGTTGGTTTAAAGACTCGATGCTGTGCTGTGAGCTGTAACTAAGCTGCTGCATGCATGTGGCTGGGCCGTCGTGGTGGTGAAACGCTCCAGCCTCAAGTGTGGCTCAAACCTGTGACGTGCATGGCCTAAGCGCGCGGTGTGGCTAGTGAGGGTCCTGCAAGCAACAAGTGAGGCGCGGCTGCCCACCGGCCCCTCGTCGGCTCGGAGAGGCCGTTAGGGTAGCAACAAAAAAGGTGCTAAGCGGAAGTCCGGCGGCATACGAGGCTTGTAGCCGAAACAAGATCTAGAAAAAACGCGGAAAAGTGGAGGCCAGTGGATCCGTGCGCCACAATTACCACAGTATGTCCACAATTGCCCGTGGCTCGCGGTGGCTAGTGGCTCTCTTTGGGCTGTCATTGTGGCTCGTCGGCTCGCAGCATTGGCCCATTCATCCATTGCCCTTGGAAACTTCTAACTTTTGGTCCCATCAACTCTTTCTCTCAAGAAacctctcttttttcccttccttctcctccacgcctctcccctcctcctccttgcttcTCCCGCGGTAGTCACCCCGTCTAATTGCATCGCTCGTCCTCAAAATGCTGGCCATTCGAGCTATCCAGACCTCTGCCTCGCGGCACGCCGTGCGCGCAGCTCCCCGCGCTGCTGTGTCGTGGGCCGTCTACGTATGAGATCACCACCACCCGCCAAACTCTCTGCACGAGTTTTAGCGCAACACCACCAATCCTTTACTGACTGCTTCTACAGAACCGATGCTACTCGACCGCTGGCGAAAAGGTGGCCAAGTATAACGGCACCAAGGATGCCAATGTACGTTTTGCGCTCCCTCATAACACAGCATCTGGATGATCCTAGCGTTCGGCTGGGCCGAGCATGGTGCCGAGATAAAATAGCTCAGTCACAACGCTTGGCTACAGCCTCGGTCACAATTGACAGTCTGCTAACATGATGCGCAGGGCAACTTTCTTGTCAGCTTGATCGAGGGTGACGGTATTGGCCCCGAGATCTCCCAGTCCGTCAAGGACATCTTTGCCGCCGCCAAGGTATGTCATGACAACTCGCCTCGTGTAAGACGAAAAGGCCTGTGCTAACAACAACCACCTCTAGACCCCCATTGCCTGGGAGCCTGTCGACGTCAcccccatcatcaaggacggcaagaccGCCATCCCCCAGgacgccatcgacaacatcgagaagaacaaggtTGCCCTCAAGGGTCCCCTCGCTGTATGTTAACCCGAGCGCAAATCCGTCGCATCCGGCGCACCTCGGACAATGAATGGCCATGTCCTCTAACATGATGCTCCAGACCCCCGTTGGCAAGGGCCATGTCTCCCTCAACCTGACCCTCCGCCGAACCTTCAACCTCTTTGCCAACCTGCGACCATGCCGCTCCGTCGCCGGCTACGAGACCCCCTACGACAACGTCGACACCGTCCTGATCCGAGAGAACACCGAGGGCGAGTACTCTGGCATTGAgcacgtcgtcgtcgatggtgtcgtccagagcatcaagctcatcacccGCGAGGCCAGCGAGCGTGTCCTCCGATTCGCCTTCCAGCACGCCGAGTCCATTGGCCGCAAGAAGGTCCGTGTCGTCCACAAGGCCACCATCATGAAGCTCTCGGACGgtctcttcctcaaggtcgCCGAGGAGGTCGCCAAGGACTTCCCCGGCATCGAGTTCGAcgccgagctcctcgacaacagCTGCCTCAAGATGGTCACCGACCCCACCCCCTACAACGACAAGGTCCTTGTCATGCCCAACCT
This window encodes:
- a CDS encoding Isocitrate dehydrogenase [NAD] subunit, mitochondrial produces the protein MLAIRAIQTSASRHAVRAAPRAAVSWAVYNRCYSTAGEKVAKYNGTKDANGNFLVSLIEGDGIGPEISQSVKDIFAAAKTPIAWEPVDVTPIIKDGKTAIPQDAIDNIEKNKVALKGPLATPVGKGHVSLNLTLRRTFNLFANLRPCRSVAGYETPYDNVDTVLIRENTEGEYSGIEHVVVDGVVQSIKLITREASERVLRFAFQHAESIGRKKVRVVHKATIMKLSDGLFLKVAEEVAKDFPGIEFDAELLDNSCLKMVTDPTPYNDKVLVMPNLYGDILSDMCAGLIGGLGLTPSGNIGDECSIFEAVHGSAPDIAGKGLANPTALLLSSIMMLRHMGLTEHASRIETAIFDTLAEGKALTGDLGGKAKTHEYAQAIISRL